From a single Micromonospora pallida genomic region:
- a CDS encoding ABC transporter substrate-binding protein has translation MTTFPPGRRTGTTRTLAAGLAAALLLTACGAEVADTAGTRSVTVPRCGEQVTYTTPRRVVAYEGGSADKLFALGLTAHVHGYVMPPANPPVTGSPWAAEYARVRFLSDDLLNKELVVAERADLVVAGWNSGFSDKRGITPEILDGLGIQSFLHTESCFNYPGFPERVTPFEGLYTDLDRLGRIFGVEERAADLVRGYRQRVEAVRAQAPAERLPVFLYDSGTDQPFTAARQVPPTDIISLAGGRNIFADLDARWTQVSWEAVVRGRPEVIIVLDYGDKPAREKIAFLKSFPATRNLPAVREDRFFVLDYNEGISSPRNIDGLEKFAAYLRGLPR, from the coding sequence ACGACATTCCCACCCGGACGCCGTACCGGCACGACCCGGACCCTCGCCGCCGGCCTGGCCGCCGCGCTCCTCCTGACCGCCTGCGGCGCCGAGGTCGCCGACACCGCCGGGACGCGGTCGGTGACCGTGCCCCGCTGCGGCGAGCAGGTCACCTACACCACCCCGCGCCGGGTGGTCGCCTACGAGGGCGGCAGCGCCGACAAGCTGTTCGCCCTCGGCCTGACCGCACACGTCCACGGGTACGTCATGCCGCCGGCCAACCCGCCGGTGACCGGCTCGCCCTGGGCCGCCGAGTACGCCAGGGTGCGCTTCCTCAGCGACGATCTGCTCAACAAGGAACTGGTGGTGGCCGAGCGGGCCGACCTCGTGGTGGCCGGCTGGAACTCCGGCTTCAGCGACAAGCGGGGAATCACCCCGGAGATCCTCGACGGCCTGGGCATCCAGAGTTTCCTGCACACCGAGTCCTGCTTCAACTATCCCGGCTTCCCGGAGCGGGTCACCCCGTTCGAGGGGCTCTACACCGACCTGGACCGGCTCGGCCGGATCTTCGGCGTCGAGGAGCGCGCCGCCGACCTGGTCCGTGGCTACCGGCAGCGGGTCGAGGCGGTTCGGGCACAGGCTCCCGCCGAACGGCTGCCGGTCTTCCTCTACGACTCCGGCACCGACCAGCCGTTCACCGCCGCCCGACAGGTCCCGCCGACGGACATCATCTCCCTCGCTGGTGGCCGGAACATCTTCGCCGACCTGGACGCCCGCTGGACCCAGGTGAGTTGGGAGGCCGTGGTGCGTGGCCGGCCCGAAGTGATCATCGTCCTCGACTACGGCGACAAGCCGGCCCGGGAGAAGATCGCCTTCCTGAAGTCGTTCCCCGCCACGAGGAACCTGCCCGCCGTGCGCGAGGACCGGTTCTTCGTCCTCGACTACAACGAGGGGATCAGCAGTCCCCGTAACATCGACGGGCTGGAGAAGTTCGCCGCCTACCTGCGCGGTCTGCCGCGCTGA
- a CDS encoding methyltransferase, with protein MSGTSRRLAPPPASLLEAASGFWRTHAIGAVARLGVADHLADGPRDVASLAAATGTDEDSLFRVLRALAADGIFRRTGARTFALNAITEPLRGDHPQSVRHTLIQMSSDWNQRIWADMTTTVTEGRPAFPRQYGGYLWDYFVDHPDDGEDFHRSMRELSRLDMPLILAAHDFGRYERIADVGGGSGQLLAGVLTANPHVRGVLYDLPAATADAPAVLGAAGVADRVEVINGSFFDHVPPGCDGYLMRNIVHGLTDEQAGPVFDRLRPAFTPRTRLVVLDCLVPEKPGGNHPGFLDLQMMVGSGGRERSASEMAALFAANGFQLVEVQRTASPTAIFVGRLA; from the coding sequence TTGAGTGGTACGTCCCGCAGGCTCGCCCCGCCCCCGGCGAGTCTGCTCGAGGCGGCGTCGGGCTTCTGGCGTACCCACGCGATCGGCGCGGTCGCCCGGCTCGGCGTGGCCGACCACCTCGCCGACGGCCCCCGGGACGTGGCGTCGCTCGCCGCCGCCACCGGCACCGACGAGGACAGCCTCTTCCGGGTGCTGCGGGCGCTGGCCGCCGACGGCATCTTCCGGCGTACCGGCGCGCGGACGTTCGCGTTGAACGCGATCACCGAGCCTCTGCGCGGCGACCACCCCCAGTCGGTCCGCCACACGCTGATCCAGATGAGCTCGGACTGGAACCAGCGGATCTGGGCGGACATGACCACCACGGTCACCGAGGGGCGGCCCGCGTTCCCCCGGCAGTACGGCGGCTACCTGTGGGACTACTTCGTCGACCACCCCGACGACGGCGAGGACTTCCACCGCTCGATGCGCGAGCTGAGCCGGCTCGACATGCCGCTGATCCTGGCCGCGCACGACTTCGGCCGGTACGAGCGGATCGCCGACGTCGGGGGCGGCTCGGGGCAACTGCTGGCTGGGGTCCTGACCGCCAACCCGCACGTACGCGGGGTCCTGTACGACCTGCCGGCCGCCACCGCCGACGCGCCGGCCGTGCTCGGCGCGGCCGGCGTCGCCGACCGGGTCGAGGTGATCAACGGCAGCTTCTTCGACCACGTCCCGCCCGGCTGCGACGGGTATCTGATGCGCAACATCGTGCACGGGCTCACCGACGAGCAGGCCGGTCCCGTCTTCGACCGGCTGCGGCCGGCGTTCACCCCGCGTACCCGGCTGGTGGTGCTGGACTGCCTGGTGCCGGAGAAACCGGGTGGCAACCACCCGGGCTTCCTCGACCTCCAGATGATGGTCGGCAGCGGTGGCCGGGAACGCAGCGCGTCCGAGATGGCGGCGCTGTTCGCCGCGAACGGGTTCCAGCTGGTCGAGGTCCAGCGCACCGCCAGTCCCACGGCGATCTTCGTCGGCCGCCTCGCCTGA
- a CDS encoding methylenetetrahydrofolate reductase, whose protein sequence is MSGHPELPDGAASLQDVLASASRGLLLFGITPPRASVTAEQADDIARLTLARLDPLAVDALVLYDIDDESDRNPDERPFPYLPTMDPAVFHGEHLSGWRRPTIVYRCVGKYAEPELRGWLAAVDPDRVGAVFVGASSSSKQVRTTVPGAHALRREIRPELAVGGVAIPERHTRGLDEHLRMLAKQEQGCAFFVSQVVYDLDAAKSMVSDYHYACRERGLEPRPVVFTLSVCGSLKTLTFLQWLGVRVPRWLENALRHADDPLAESYEQCLVTARELIAFCRRLGMPYGFNVESVSIRKVEIDASVALASRVRDLLGRPSA, encoded by the coding sequence ATGTCGGGTCACCCGGAATTGCCGGACGGCGCAGCCTCGCTCCAGGACGTGCTCGCGAGCGCGTCGCGCGGCCTGCTGCTGTTCGGGATCACCCCGCCCCGGGCCAGCGTCACCGCCGAGCAGGCCGACGACATCGCCCGGCTGACCCTGGCCCGGCTCGACCCGCTGGCCGTGGACGCGCTGGTGCTCTACGACATCGACGACGAGAGCGACCGCAACCCGGACGAACGGCCCTTCCCGTACCTGCCGACGATGGACCCGGCGGTGTTCCACGGCGAGCACCTGAGCGGGTGGCGTCGCCCGACGATCGTCTACCGGTGCGTGGGCAAGTACGCCGAGCCGGAGCTGCGCGGATGGTTGGCGGCGGTGGACCCGGACCGGGTCGGTGCGGTCTTCGTGGGTGCCTCCTCCAGCAGCAAGCAGGTGCGGACCACCGTGCCCGGGGCGCACGCACTGCGCCGCGAGATCCGGCCCGAGCTGGCCGTCGGCGGCGTCGCCATCCCCGAGCGGCACACCCGTGGGCTCGACGAGCACCTACGGATGCTGGCCAAGCAGGAACAGGGGTGCGCGTTCTTCGTCTCCCAGGTCGTCTACGACCTCGACGCGGCCAAGAGCATGGTCTCCGACTACCACTACGCCTGCCGGGAGCGGGGGCTCGAGCCACGACCGGTGGTGTTCACCCTCTCGGTCTGCGGCTCGCTGAAGACACTGACCTTCCTCCAGTGGCTCGGTGTACGCGTCCCGCGTTGGCTGGAGAACGCCCTGCGGCACGCTGACGACCCGCTCGCCGAGTCGTACGAGCAGTGTCTGGTCACCGCCCGCGAGCTGATCGCCTTCTGCCGGCGGCTCGGGATGCCGTACGGCTTCAACGTGGAGAGCGTGTCGATCCGCAAGGTGGAGATCGACGCGTCGGTGGCCCTGGCCTCCCGGGTCCGCGACCTGCTCGGCCGACCGTCCGCCTGA
- a CDS encoding RNA 2'-phosphotransferase: protein MDQRGMVRVSKRMSLALRHEPGRFGLVPDRAGWVPVDDLLAGLGIDRATLDTVVAGNDKQRFAVERGSDGVERIRASQGHSIPVELDLVPCVPPDQLYHGTSRSVLASIEATGLHRGSRHHVHLSVDVPTARRVGARRGGEVVVLTVDAAAMARDGHLFYCSANGVWLVDAVPPGYLAGP from the coding sequence ATGGATCAGCGAGGCATGGTGCGGGTGAGCAAGCGGATGTCGTTGGCGCTGCGGCACGAGCCCGGTCGGTTCGGGCTCGTACCGGACCGGGCCGGGTGGGTGCCGGTCGACGACCTGCTGGCCGGGCTGGGCATCGACCGGGCGACGTTGGACACCGTGGTCGCCGGCAACGACAAGCAGCGGTTCGCCGTCGAGCGTGGTAGCGACGGCGTCGAGCGGATCCGCGCCAGCCAGGGGCACTCGATCCCGGTCGAGCTGGACCTGGTGCCGTGCGTCCCCCCGGACCAGCTCTACCACGGCACGAGCCGGTCCGTGCTGGCGTCCATCGAGGCCACCGGACTGCACCGGGGCAGCCGACACCACGTACACCTCTCGGTGGACGTGCCGACCGCCCGCCGGGTGGGCGCGCGGCGGGGCGGTGAGGTCGTGGTCCTCACCGTGGACGCCGCCGCCATGGCCCGGGACGGGCACCTCTTCTACTGCAGCGCCAACGGTGTCTGGCTGGTCGACGCGGTGCCGCCCGGCTACCTGGCCGGACCGTAG
- a CDS encoding nitroreductase family protein, with the protein MTHARTADTSAPLHPLLAQRWSPRSFDPTHDLDDAALRPLLEAARWAPSANNSQPWRFLVTRRGEESFTRLRETLNPGNQVWAEAASALLLVTAQTVDETGQSRRFALYDTGQAVAHLVVQAQSHGLVTHQMGGFDAEAARAAFGLDAGLQPVVVVAVGRVDAADRLPAPLAAREQAPRVRQPLDAMLLSPTRDALPASA; encoded by the coding sequence ATGACCCACGCCCGGACGGCCGACACCTCGGCCCCGCTACACCCGCTGCTGGCCCAGCGGTGGAGCCCGCGCAGCTTCGACCCCACCCACGACCTCGACGACGCGGCGCTGCGCCCGCTGCTGGAGGCGGCCCGCTGGGCGCCGTCGGCCAACAACAGCCAGCCGTGGCGTTTCCTGGTCACCCGGCGCGGCGAGGAGAGCTTCACGCGGTTGCGCGAGACGCTCAACCCGGGCAACCAGGTGTGGGCGGAGGCGGCCAGCGCGCTGCTGCTGGTGACCGCCCAGACGGTCGACGAGACCGGGCAGTCACGGCGGTTCGCGCTCTACGACACCGGTCAGGCTGTGGCGCACCTGGTCGTCCAGGCGCAGTCGCACGGCCTGGTCACCCACCAGATGGGCGGCTTCGACGCCGAGGCGGCCCGGGCGGCCTTCGGCCTCGACGCGGGCCTGCAACCGGTGGTGGTGGTCGCCGTGGGCCGGGTGGACGCGGCGGACCGGCTGCCGGCCCCGCTGGCCGCCCGGGAGCAGGCCCCTCGGGTCCGGCAGCCGCTGGACGCGATGTTGCTGTCCCCGACCCGCGACGCCCTCCCGGCGTCCGCCTGA
- a CDS encoding pirin family protein, with translation MSTLLTPRVDIRRAADRFTTEAGWLDSKHSFSFGHHRDPANIHHGLLLVNNDDIVTPGTGFDTHPHRDMEIVTWVLRGSLVHQDSTGHSGVIYPGLAQRMTAGRGILHSEKNDSWRLQGERHTEPVHFVQMWVVPDEAGVTPGYEQLEIDAELLGGGLVPVASGMDKHDGEAAIRIRNRHAGLYAARLEPGKSVQLPEAPFLHLFVAKGAVELEGSGALGTGDAVRFTATGGQRVTATEPAEILVWEMHATIAV, from the coding sequence ATGAGCACCCTGCTGACCCCCCGCGTCGACATCCGCCGGGCCGCCGACCGGTTCACCACCGAGGCCGGCTGGCTGGACTCGAAGCACTCGTTCTCCTTCGGCCACCACCGCGACCCGGCGAACATCCACCACGGGCTGCTCCTGGTCAACAACGACGACATCGTCACCCCGGGCACCGGCTTCGACACCCACCCGCACCGGGACATGGAGATCGTCACCTGGGTGCTGCGGGGTTCCCTGGTGCACCAGGACTCCACCGGCCACTCCGGGGTGATCTACCCGGGGCTGGCCCAGCGGATGACCGCCGGCCGCGGCATCCTGCACTCGGAGAAGAACGACTCCTGGCGCCTCCAGGGCGAGCGGCACACCGAGCCGGTGCACTTCGTCCAGATGTGGGTGGTCCCCGACGAGGCCGGCGTGACGCCGGGCTACGAGCAGCTCGAGATCGACGCCGAACTGCTCGGCGGCGGGCTGGTGCCGGTCGCCTCCGGCATGGACAAGCACGACGGGGAGGCGGCCATCCGCATCCGCAACCGCCACGCCGGCCTGTACGCGGCCCGGCTCGAGCCGGGCAAGAGTGTGCAACTGCCCGAGGCGCCCTTCCTCCACCTCTTCGTGGCCAAGGGCGCGGTGGAGCTGGAGGGCTCCGGGGCGCTGGGCACCGGTGACGCCGTACGCTTCACCGCCACCGGCGGGCAACGGGTCACCGCGACCGAACCCGCCGAGATCCTCGTCTGGGAGATGCACGCGACCATCGCCGTCTGA
- a CDS encoding YceI family protein: MTHHQSFLEDIMTAPTTELAQFTGTYTIDPSHTRIGFVARHAMVTKVRGAFNDFEGHVVFDGNDPSATAVTVTIQAASIDTRNAQRDEHLRSNDFLAMETYPEITFVSTASRQTGADTFDLTGDLTVRGVTRPVTVPFTYEGAATDPFGNLRLGFEGSVTISRSDYGVTWNAALETGGVLVSDKIVLEFEVSAIKQS, from the coding sequence ATGACACATCATCAAAGCTTCCTGGAGGACATCATGACCGCCCCGACCACCGAACTCGCCCAGTTCACCGGCACCTACACGATCGACCCGAGCCACACCCGGATCGGCTTCGTCGCCCGCCACGCGATGGTGACCAAGGTCCGGGGCGCGTTCAACGACTTCGAGGGCCACGTGGTCTTCGACGGCAACGACCCGAGCGCCACCGCGGTGACCGTCACCATCCAGGCGGCCAGCATCGACACCCGCAACGCGCAGCGCGACGAGCACCTGCGCAGCAACGACTTCCTCGCCATGGAGACCTACCCGGAGATCACCTTCGTCTCCACCGCGTCCCGGCAGACCGGCGCGGACACCTTCGACCTGACCGGCGACCTCACCGTCCGGGGCGTCACCCGCCCGGTGACCGTCCCCTTCACGTACGAGGGCGCGGCCACCGACCCGTTCGGCAACCTGCGGCTCGGCTTCGAGGGCTCGGTGACCATCAGCCGCAGCGACTACGGGGTGACCTGGAACGCCGCCCTGGAGACCGGCGGCGTCCTGGTCAGCGACAAGATCGTCCTGGAGTTCGAGGTCTCCGCGATCAAGCAGTCCTGA
- a CDS encoding MarR family winged helix-turn-helix transcriptional regulator, which translates to MTRWLDDDEQRAWRAYLQMQNRLTARLGRQLQQDSGLSLADYDVLVALTEAAEGRLRPFALQEQLEWEQSRLSHHLSRMQRRGLVDREGCPGDRRGAFVVLTPAGREAIEGAAPGHVAAVREFFLDQFDRDGVATLERLATQVLRRLDADERS; encoded by the coding sequence ATGACCCGATGGCTCGACGACGACGAACAGCGCGCATGGCGGGCCTACCTGCAGATGCAGAACCGGCTCACCGCCCGCCTGGGACGACAGTTGCAGCAGGACTCCGGCCTTTCCCTCGCCGACTACGACGTCCTCGTGGCGCTCACCGAGGCGGCCGAGGGACGGCTGCGCCCGTTCGCGTTGCAGGAGCAGTTGGAGTGGGAGCAGAGCCGGCTGTCCCACCACCTCAGCCGGATGCAGCGGCGGGGCCTGGTCGACCGGGAAGGCTGCCCCGGCGACCGGCGCGGCGCGTTCGTGGTGCTCACCCCCGCCGGCCGGGAGGCCATCGAGGGCGCCGCCCCCGGCCACGTCGCGGCAGTCCGGGAGTTCTTCCTCGACCAGTTCGACCGGGACGGGGTGGCCACCCTGGAACGCCTCGCCACCCAGGTGCTGCGTCGGCTCGACGCCGACGAGCGGAGCTGA
- the recD2 gene encoding SF1B family DNA helicase RecD2 has translation MTAVPSAPAAAPARGATLEAVLERITYANEETGYTIARVATDRSGADLLTVVGALPGVQPGERLRLVGRWGSHPKYGRQFEVHSCTSVLPATVQGIERYLGSGLIKGIGPKMAARIVAAFGAQTLDVIENEPGRLIEVHGLGRKRTAAIGTAWQEQKAIKEVMVFLQGVGVSTSHAVRIYKEYGDNAISVVRNEPYRLAADVWGIGFKTADSIAQAVGIPHDSPQRVQAGIRYTLSEAADNGHCYLPEPNLLADAAAILGVPASLVGECLTDLAAEEGVVREAVPNPSGDGGTIPAVYLVPFHRAESALAASLVRLLREPADRMPAFAGVDWGRALTWLRARTGAELAPEQEQAVRLALTSKVAVLTGGPGCGKSFTVRSVIELAGAKQAKIVLAAPTGRAAKRLTELTGQPATTVHRLLQLRPGGDAAHDRDNPLDADLVVVDEASMLDLILANKLVKAVPPGAHLLLVGDVDQLPSVGAGEVLRDALAAETVPRVRLTRIFRQAQESGVVVNAHRINAGQPPVFDGYPDFFLFPSDEPEVTAEQVVDIVARRIPRRFGLHPRDIQVLTPMHRGPAGAGNLNALLQQALAPHREGAPERRHGSRVFRVGDKVIQIRNNYEKGTAGVFNGTVGMVTAIDPDEQTLTVRTDEDEDVGYDFHELDELQHAYAITVHRSQGSEYPAVVVPVTMGSYMMLQRNLLYTAVTRARKLVVLAGSRRALAIAVRTAGTGRRHTALTHRITA, from the coding sequence ATGACCGCCGTACCGTCCGCCCCGGCCGCCGCCCCCGCGCGCGGCGCGACCCTGGAGGCGGTGCTCGAACGGATCACCTACGCCAACGAGGAGACCGGCTACACCATCGCCCGGGTCGCCACCGACCGCTCCGGCGCCGACCTGCTGACCGTGGTCGGGGCCCTGCCCGGGGTGCAGCCCGGCGAGCGGCTGCGGCTGGTCGGCCGCTGGGGGTCGCACCCGAAGTACGGCCGCCAGTTCGAGGTGCACAGCTGCACCAGCGTGCTGCCCGCCACGGTGCAGGGCATCGAGCGTTATCTCGGCTCGGGGCTGATCAAGGGGATCGGTCCGAAGATGGCCGCCCGGATCGTCGCCGCGTTCGGCGCGCAGACCCTCGACGTCATCGAGAACGAGCCGGGCCGGCTGATCGAGGTGCACGGCCTCGGCCGCAAGCGCACCGCAGCGATCGGCACGGCCTGGCAGGAGCAGAAGGCCATCAAGGAGGTGATGGTCTTCCTCCAGGGCGTCGGCGTCTCCACCTCGCACGCCGTGCGCATCTACAAGGAGTACGGCGACAACGCGATCTCGGTGGTCCGCAACGAGCCGTACCGGCTCGCCGCCGACGTGTGGGGCATCGGCTTCAAGACGGCCGACAGCATCGCCCAGGCGGTGGGCATCCCGCACGACAGTCCGCAGCGGGTGCAGGCGGGCATCCGCTACACCCTCTCCGAGGCCGCCGACAACGGGCACTGCTACCTCCCGGAGCCCAACCTGCTCGCCGATGCCGCCGCGATCCTGGGGGTCCCGGCGTCCCTGGTCGGCGAGTGCCTGACCGACCTCGCGGCGGAGGAGGGCGTGGTCCGGGAGGCGGTGCCGAACCCGAGCGGCGACGGCGGCACCATCCCGGCGGTGTACCTGGTGCCGTTCCACCGGGCCGAGTCGGCGCTCGCGGCGAGCCTGGTCCGGCTGCTGCGCGAGCCGGCCGACCGGATGCCCGCCTTCGCCGGGGTGGACTGGGGCCGGGCCCTGACCTGGCTACGGGCGCGCACCGGTGCGGAACTGGCCCCGGAGCAGGAGCAGGCGGTGCGGCTGGCGCTCACCTCGAAGGTGGCCGTGCTGACCGGCGGTCCGGGCTGCGGCAAGTCCTTCACCGTCCGGTCGGTCATCGAACTGGCCGGCGCGAAGCAGGCGAAGATCGTGCTGGCCGCGCCCACCGGGCGCGCCGCGAAACGGCTGACCGAGCTGACCGGGCAGCCGGCGACGACCGTGCACCGGCTGCTCCAGCTCCGGCCGGGCGGGGACGCCGCCCACGACCGGGACAACCCGCTCGACGCCGACCTGGTGGTGGTGGACGAGGCGTCGATGCTCGACCTGATCCTGGCCAACAAGCTGGTCAAGGCGGTGCCGCCGGGAGCGCATCTGCTGCTGGTGGGCGACGTCGACCAGTTGCCCTCGGTGGGCGCGGGCGAGGTGCTGCGGGACGCCCTGGCCGCGGAGACCGTTCCCCGGGTCCGGCTGACCCGGATCTTCCGGCAGGCACAGGAGTCCGGTGTGGTGGTCAACGCGCACCGGATCAACGCGGGCCAGCCGCCGGTGTTCGACGGGTACCCGGACTTCTTCCTCTTTCCCAGCGACGAGCCGGAGGTCACCGCCGAGCAGGTGGTGGACATCGTGGCCCGCCGCATTCCCCGCCGTTTCGGCCTGCACCCCCGCGACATCCAGGTGCTCACCCCGATGCACCGGGGTCCGGCCGGGGCGGGCAACCTGAACGCCCTGCTGCAACAGGCGCTCGCGCCGCACCGCGAGGGCGCGCCGGAGCGTCGGCACGGGTCCCGGGTGTTCCGGGTCGGTGACAAGGTCATCCAGATCCGCAACAACTACGAGAAGGGGACGGCGGGCGTCTTCAACGGCACCGTCGGCATGGTCACCGCGATCGACCCGGACGAGCAGACGCTGACCGTCCGCACCGACGAGGACGAGGACGTCGGGTACGACTTCCACGAGCTGGACGAGTTGCAGCACGCGTACGCCATCACCGTGCACCGCTCGCAGGGCAGCGAGTACCCGGCCGTGGTGGTGCCGGTGACCATGGGGTCGTACATGATGTTGCAGCGCAACCTGCTCTACACCGCCGTCACCCGGGCCCGGAAGCTGGTCGTGCTGGCCGGCTCCCGCCGGGCCCTCGCCATCGCCGTACGGACGGCGGGCACCGGCCGCCGGCACACCGCGCTCACCCACCGGATCACCGCGTAG
- a CDS encoding DUF6234 family protein — translation MEPSPSTRRRAGAVALLTVLWLLAALLLLGWTFAIGIQGWADQHGNGGADPAEPSRRGSWVLLSLYLTAAGGPVVIAVVAFAGRLMRTGAVYLSLALLLGAFGLPFGEAAARDLVPPPPVPSAPGGCQEHSGGDTRCPGG, via the coding sequence ATGGAGCCGTCGCCCTCGACCCGCCGCCGGGCCGGTGCCGTGGCGCTGCTGACCGTGCTCTGGCTGCTCGCGGCACTGCTCCTGCTGGGCTGGACCTTCGCCATCGGCATACAGGGTTGGGCCGACCAGCACGGCAACGGCGGTGCCGACCCGGCGGAGCCCAGCCGACGAGGCAGCTGGGTGCTGCTGTCGCTCTACCTGACCGCCGCCGGTGGCCCGGTCGTGATCGCCGTCGTCGCGTTCGCCGGGCGGTTGATGCGCACCGGCGCGGTCTACCTCTCCCTGGCACTCCTCCTCGGCGCGTTCGGACTGCCGTTCGGGGAGGCCGCCGCCCGGGACCTGGTCCCCCCGCCGCCGGTCCCGTCCGCGCCGGGTGGCTGTCAGGAGCACAGCGGCGGCGACACCCGCTGTCCGGGCGGCTGA
- a CDS encoding ABC transporter substrate-binding protein, translated as MRLVSLLPSATDIVYALGLGDDLVGVTFECDVPPADRAGKLVVVGGRDTRGMSPGEIDAYVRSQRAAGADLYTLHADALAGLDPDLVLTQDLCRVCALPAGQLTAALDHLGCRADVLSLDPYTLDEVLGTISAVGRQAGVPDRGDALVAALRDRLAAVAAAVAGRQRPRVTVVEWVDPPFAAGHWIPDLVDAAGGEPVAAHPGARSTPTTWAALADAAPQVVLVAPCGFDLAGATGQAEQVASRFPGAAVWAVDADALVVRPGPRLVDGVEAIAAVLHPDVVPPAPAGTTARVA; from the coding sequence ATGCGGCTGGTTTCCCTGCTTCCCTCGGCCACGGACATCGTCTACGCGCTCGGGCTCGGCGACGACCTGGTCGGCGTGACCTTCGAGTGCGACGTGCCACCGGCCGACCGGGCCGGCAAGCTCGTGGTGGTGGGCGGCCGGGACACCCGTGGCATGAGCCCGGGCGAGATCGACGCGTACGTCCGGTCGCAGCGGGCGGCCGGGGCGGACCTCTACACCCTGCACGCCGACGCGCTCGCCGGGCTGGATCCCGACCTCGTCCTCACCCAGGACCTGTGCCGCGTCTGCGCGCTGCCGGCGGGGCAGCTCACCGCCGCCCTGGACCACCTGGGCTGCCGCGCCGACGTGCTGTCGCTGGATCCGTACACCCTGGACGAGGTCCTCGGCACGATCTCCGCGGTGGGCCGGCAGGCGGGCGTACCCGACCGGGGGGACGCCCTGGTGGCCGCGCTGCGCGACCGGCTCGCGGCGGTGGCGGCGGCGGTCGCCGGACGGCAGCGTCCCCGGGTCACGGTGGTCGAATGGGTCGACCCGCCGTTCGCCGCCGGGCACTGGATTCCCGACCTGGTCGACGCCGCCGGGGGTGAGCCGGTCGCCGCCCACCCGGGCGCCCGTTCGACACCGACCACCTGGGCGGCGCTGGCCGACGCCGCACCACAGGTCGTGCTCGTCGCGCCGTGCGGGTTCGACCTGGCCGGGGCGACCGGGCAGGCGGAACAGGTCGCGTCCCGGTTCCCCGGTGCGGCGGTCTGGGCGGTCGACGCCGACGCCCTCGTGGTACGCCCCGGGCCCCGGCTGGTGGACGGCGTCGAGGCGATCGCCGCCGTCCTGCACCCAGACGTCGTACCGCCCGCCCCCGCCGGCACGACCGCCCGGGTGGCGTGA